The DNA sequence GTTTAGCGATATGCTCGGGAATCATCAAATTTATTTGATCACGAGTCTTGTGTTTGATTTGAAAAATAGCGATTATGCCTTTGCTTATTTCTACCTTCCGAAGAGAATCAATTGGGGAATTGAGGCTTTTCACATAGCAAGATTTTTTGGTGTTGGCGATCAGTATTATCCGCTTTATTATAGATATAGATTATACGGTGGGACATTGATGGGGTCTTATCCAATTGATAAATTTAGAAGGATTGATTTCGGGCTTGGATATTATAATGTTGTTGGTGAATATATTGATTTTCCAGAGATAGGTGAGCGCTCAAGCATTTTAATGCCATCGGTTACTTATGTTCATGACAATTCCCTTTGGAGATATATATTCCCATCAAATGGTGAAAGATATTATATTTCGCTTTACGCAAGCCCTAAGCTTGGCTCAAGTAGCATTCAGTTTTTAACAGGGATTTTTGATTATCGTAAGTATTTCCGTTTGTGGAGTGATTATAGTTTTGCTTTTAGATTTACGGCTGGTGGAAGCACCGGCAAAAATAAACAGCGTTTCATGCTCGGTGGAGTTGATGCATGGATAAATTGGGCTATTAAAAATGATTACATACCGATTGAGAACACAGCTGATTTCTTTTTCTTTGAAGCCATATCTGGACCAATTGTTCCATTGCGTGGATATGTTTACAATGAGCAAAATGGTTCAAAGTTTGCTCTTATGAACCTTGAGTTCAGATTTCCGTTGATAAGATATTTCATCGGTGGGGCTTTGCCACTTGCATTTAGAAATATAATGGGTGTCATATTCCTTGATATGGGTTCGGCTTGGGATTCATGGAGATCTTGGCGTGCATTTTATGAACCAGATCCATTTACTGGAACTGTGACAAAGGATTTGTTAATTGGAACTGGATATGGTTTTAGAATTTATCTGTTTGGGCTTTTGCTGCGTCTTGATATCGCATGGCGATTTAATTGGGGCTCATTTTCAAAGCCAGTTTATTATTTCTCTTTTGGTCCGGATTATTGAAAATTTTAGTAGATTTGTGATGACATTTCAAAAAATTGATGGAATTATTAAGCACTACGATAGAGTTATAAAGGGAGTAGATAAAAAGGCGAAATTAAGTAAGAAAAGAGCTTATGGTGGTGTGCTTAGGGCAGAAAAGGGCAGATTGGTTGAGGAAATAACCAAAAAACTTATAAAAATAGCCTGGGAAGACATCTTGAATCAAAGCTCAAAAAATTTGCAATTTATTAGTCAAAAGTTTCAGATCCCAATAAGAAATGAGTATATAGAAAGATTAAACGATGAGGAACTAAAAAGATACATCCTTGAAAATAAAAAAGATTATTTCTACGAATACAAGCCAGATATCGTTGTTTCAATCAGTGATAACATAGTGATGTTTGTGGAGTGCAAATCTTATACCGAAAATGCTATGTTTAAGCGTATTTTGGTAGATTTCCACTTACTGAAAACTTTATATCCAAAAGCAGATTTTGTCCTTGTCCAACTTGAGAGTCAATTGGGTGGTGATTATTCAGAGTTGAAAGAAAAAGTTTTTGGAAGTCCCCAGACTCATACTTTGCTTTCCTATTTTGATGTTGATATTGAAATAATTACATTACTTAAAGGAGAAAGACAAGTTGATAAACCAATACACAAAAGAGAATATTTTAAACCATTAACGAGAGAAAGTTTAGAAAGAGCAATTAAAATTATAGCAAGAAAGCTGAGAAAATGGGCAAGTTAAAAGATTTTGAAAATCAAAGAGCGGGAAGATTGATTGAATTTAATGGGCAAAAATATAAATTGATATCAGTCCCGTATAACCTTTCTTTAGATGAGATTAATTTTCTAAAGCAAATTTCAAATTTGTTTGATAAGAAAGATTTTTTTATCAATGCGGGGGAAGATAGGATTGAAATTTATTTAAATCGGATTAATTTGGATGAGTTTATTAAAAAAACTGAACTAATTTTAGAAGGTAACGAGAGGCGGAAAGCTCTTTTTGAGAAGATTCTTGAAGGTATTGACTCAATAAAAAGCTACGGTTTAAAAAGTGGGCAAAGAGTATATGTTGATTATGATAAAGAAAGAAAAGTTAAATCCCGAAAAGAAAAGGAGAGAGAAAGGGGGAAATACTTTTATGCATTAAATCACAACTTTGAAAATAAAAATAATGATCTCCCAAAAGAGTTTGAAAATAAAATTATATGTGGGGATAGCGAGAAAATTTTAAAAGCTTTTCCCGACAACTGTATAGATTTAATTTTTACTTCACCACCTTACAATTTCGGCTTAGATTACGAAAATCACCGAGATGCCATGTCTTGGGAAAATTATTTTGAAAAACTTTTTAAGATTTTTGATGAATGTATAAGGGTTCTGAAATTCGGGGGAAGGATAGTTGTAAATGTTCAGCCCTTGTTTTCGGATTATATCCCGATTCATCATATAATTTCCAATTTTTTCATGAGTAAAAAGCTTATATGGAAAGGCGAGATAATCTGGGAAAAACATAACTATAATTGCAAATATACCGCCTGGGGAAGCTGGAAAAGCCCAAGTAATCCTTATCTAAAGTATTCCTGGGAGTTCCTTGAAATTTTCTCAAAAGGTAGTTTAACTCATAGAGGTAGAACCCGTGAAACAGATTTGACAGCCGATGAGTTTAAAGAGTGGGTTTATGCAAGATGGGATATAGCTCCAGAAAAGGATATGAAGAAATGGGGGCATCCTGCTATGTTCCCAGAGGAGCTGGCAAGAAGGGTTATAAAACTTTTTACATTTAAAGGGGATGTTGTCTTAGACCCCTTTAATGGCGTTGGAACCACTACAAAAGTTGCAAAAGAACTCGGGAGAAAATTTATCGGAATTGATATATCCGAAGAGTATTGTTTAAAGGCTGAACAAAGATTAAGTGAAGTTGGGGTTAAAAGGCGGAAGGAGCCTGAAAGGATCATGTTGAAATTGTTTGATTAATAAAAAATTTAACAATGAGCAATGGAGGCGATGAGATATGAAGCACCTAAAAAAGCACATTATAATAATTTTCCTTATCTTCCCAGTTTTTCTTTTAGCTCAATCACTTAAAAATTACTTTGACGAGTTTGATAATCACTGTCGCAATGTGCGTGGATATGCAGGGGCTTTAAAAGCCGAAATTGAAAGGGAAAACGCAATTATCCCAGATGTAGCAAAAAAGTATGTTGAAAAAGTTGGCGAATGCCTTGCAGATGTGAGGGAGTCATATGCTAAATTAAAAAAATCACTGAACCAGAAACAACTTGAAATGGTTGGAGGAAATATTAAATATCTTGATGAATATTGCAAGAGAGCTGACCTACATTACAGGAATTTAACGGATGAGCTTAAAAAGCCAGATCCGAAACCAGAAAGGGTAAGGGAATTCGCAATTGCAATTTATAATGAACTTAGAAAAGCAAGTCAAGAAGTAAAATTGATGAAAGAAAGACTTGGTGTAAAGTGAGCTGGTTGGACGGTTGGGAAGTTCAAATTGTGGTCTAGAATTTGTAATGTGATTTTAAGTTAAAGATTGAATTGTTTTGAATGAATAGGGTTATGAAAGTGCGGGGTTGACTTTAAAGTTTAAAGATGTTATATTTGCTTTTGAATGATTAAATTCAAAATTTGAAAATCTTATGAAAGAGATAATAACGAAAGCAATAAAGAAAGTTACACTTGAACTTATTTATGAGGTTGTGGATGAAAGGACGAAAAGCATACTTGAAGTTGTAAATGAGATAAAGCGAAGGCAAGAAGAGGATTTCAGATATCTTAACGATAAAATAGATACGCAGGTAAACCAGTTAAGGCAGGAGATGGGACAATTAAGACAAGAAATGGCTCAACTCAGTCAGAAGATTGATACTCAAATAGCCCAGCTCAATCAAAAAATAGATTCCCAGATAGCCCAGCTTAACCAAAAAATAGATTCCCAAATAGCTCAGCTTAATCAAAAAATAGACTCCCAGATAGCCCAGCTCAACCAGCGGATAGATACTGTTATTCAGCTTCTCATTGATTTAAAAAAATGACTCTCCAAGTTTTTAAATAAAAAACTAAAGCAAAATGAAACTTAGAATTTTTCTTTTTTCAATTCTCTCATTATCCCTTTCGTTTTCACAGCCTGCTTTAAATCGCAATCCAAATGTGGTTGAGATAATTGAAAAAATTTCTCCAGACAGCATCAAAAAGAAGATTGAAAAACTTGTAAGTTTTCACACTCGCCATTCGCTTTCAGATACAGTCAGTCCAGCTCGGGGTATTGGTGCAGCTCGCAGGTGGATCAAATCAGAACTTGAAAGATACAGCAAAGAAAGCGGTGGAAAGTTAAAGGTTGAATTTGATGAGTTTATTGCTCCACCAGGTCCAAGGGTTCCTAAACCAACTAAAATGGTGAATGTGGTTGCTACGCTCCCAGGGAAAGTTTACAAGGATAAGGTTTATATTGTAAGTGCTCATTATGATTCAAGAGCTGGAGATGTACTTGATTCAACGGGTTTCGCCCCCGGGGCAAATGATGATGGAAGTGGAACAGCTGCGGTGCTTGAACTTGCTAGAGTTTTAAGCAAATATGAGTTTGATTTTACGATAATGTTTGTTCTTTTTGCGGGCGAAGAACAAGGTTTGCTTGGGAGCAGACATCTTGCAAAAAAACTTAAAGATTCTGGAATTGTAATCCTCGGGGTTTTAAATAATGACATAATTGGTAATGTAGAAGGTGGAAATGGAATTATAGATAACACGCAAGTTAGAATCTTTTCAGAGGGATTACCGCTTATAAGAGATGAAAATACACTGCGATTAATTGCACAAACTGGACTTGAAAATGATTCACCTTCAAGACAGCTTGCAAGATATGTAAAGGATGTTGCGGAAAGATATCTTGACAACTTTAAAGTTAAATTAATTTTCAGACGGGATAGATTTTTGCGTGGTGGTGACCATATATCTTTTAATGAGCAAGGTTTTCCTGCGATAAGGATAAGTGAAATGAATGAAAATTACACCAGACAACATCAAAATGTTAGGATTGAGAAAGGGATAAAGTATGGGGATATTCCCGAGTTTGTTGATTATGAATACTGTGCAAATGTCGCAAGGGTAAATGCAATAGCTATTTATCATCTTGCAAATGCCCCGCTTCCACCGCAGAATCCAATTATAAAGGTCAGCGAGCTTGAGTATGATACAACTTTAAAATGGGAATTGAGCGATGAAGAAGACCTCGCTGGTTATAACATTTGTATCAGGGAAACGACATCGCCAGTGTGGGAAAAGAAAATTTTCGTTGGTAAAGTTAATGAGTTTACATTGAAAAATGTTTCAAAAGATAACTTTATATTTGGGATTCAATCTGTTGATTTAGATGGAAACGAAAGTTTGATTGTCATACCAAACCCTGCAAGGTAAGTTAAAACACGGGTGGGGTGAAGAGTAGAAGAATTTCTGATGTGTCTTTTGATGAATTTGAAATTTTGAGATTCCAAAGAGAATTATTTTGTTGAGAGCTCGTTTTTATGGAAATGGAAAAACTTTCATTTTGTAAAACTTTAAATTTTTGCTCATGGAGCTGGATCTCAATCGCTCCATTTAAAACTGTTCCTTGAATTTTAAAATCAACCGTAAATTCTTCATCAAATGTTGAGCCTTCGGAAAGCGTAACTTTGACAAGTTCAATCCCTCGGGATGCATCCGTTGGTATCAAAATTTGAATTGTAACCGTTTTATCTTCATTGTAAAGTTTAAAGGGGGATTTGTAAATTCGTGGAATGGACGCATTCTCAGAGAATGTGCCTTCATCGTCAAGGATTTTTGAGAAAAAACTTGATAATGTTTCGTCAAATCCATAAAGCAGAATTCTTCTTAAAATTTTATAATTGAGACTTCTCTTGCCGTTTTCAATCAAGGAAATATACGAAGGTGCATATCCTGTTGCTTCGGCTATTTCGGCGATTTTTTTATCAGTAGATAATCTCAAAGCTTTCAACTGCCGAGCGATGAATTCATTGTCAAGTTCGGGCAGTTTCAAAACTTTCATATTTCGTGCTTGTGATTTTATAGTGTGTTAAACCCCAGTATATCTCCCTTATGGAAACTTTTATAATCGCCTCAATAGGAATTGCGATAAGCATTCCAAATAATCCGAACAGTTCTCCAAAGATCAAAAGCACAAAGACAACCTCAACGGGATGCATCCCGACGGAATGTGAATAAACAAGTGGTTGAACCACGAGGTCATCAATTAAGTGGACTATTACAAACATTATGACCAGTGGGAGTATCATTCTCCCGTCCCCAAACTGGACGACTGAAATTAACAAAGCTGGAACAGCACCAACGAAAGCACCAAGATAAGGGACAAAACTTGCAATTCCAGCGATCAAACCAATCACAAACGCAAACTTAATCCCGAGAATTGCAGAACCAATCGCAGACATAATCCCAAGAGCGGTTGCTTCAAGAACGAGTCCACGAATATAGCCAGTTATCTGTGCTTCAATCTTATCAAGGACATTTAATCCCATTTCAAAGTATTTGTTTGGTATTGCTCTTATGATTTTCTTCTTAAATCTTTCCCCATCTTTCAGAATGAAAAATGCAACAAATGGAGCAAGTAAAAGTTCAAATATAGTTGTTATAGCTGAAGTTAACGCTTGAGCTGCTTTAATTGAATACTCCGCAACTAGAGCTTTAGCTTTATGTTCAAGGTCAAGCCCTTTGAGGATTGGGATTTTCTCCTTGAGATTTTGAATTGCGCTGGCAATTATAACATCAAGTGGAACTTTTTGAAGTTGCTCGGCGAGCGTTTTAAGTTGGTTCGTGAATGTGGGGATTAGAAAGATGATTGTAAAAGTAAGCATAAGTAATAAGCTTGCAAATACAACCATTATAGCCACGGTTCTCTTTAATCCCAGACTTTCAAAATATATTACCAATGGGTTTAGCGCAACTGATAGAAAAATTGACAAAATCAAAATGAGTGAAATATGAATAGCGATTGAAGCAATCCACACAGTTAAAAGCACAAGCGTCGGTATGCCGATGAAAACAAGAACTCCCCGTCTGAATGATATTTTCTCGTTCATATTTTTGTTCTCGTTAATTTTCAAATTCAAGATCATTAAAAATTTCTCTCATCACCCGATTTATAACATCCCAGCTAAATCCACGCCTTGCCAGAAATTCGTAGATTTTCCTTTTCTGTTCGTTTTTTGTTCTTTTTTTCTTCTTTGATGATTTTATCTGTTTTAATTTTTGATTTGCGAGTTCAAGAGCTATTTCAAATTCATCAACTATATTCTCTCTTTCTGATAAAACTTGTTCAATGATGTCGTTTGAAATTCCCTTTGCAAGCAATGCTTGTTTAAGAGCAACTTTGCCAAGTGTTTTTGACTTAATACGATCAAAAACAAAATTTCTTGCATATTCAAGATCATTTATAAAACCATAATTTTTTATCTCCTGAACCACTTTTGAAATCACATTTTTATCAAATCCCTTTTGCCTAAGTCGTTCTTCAACCTCTTTTTGTGTCCTTGGTTTATGGCTTAAAAATTTATATGCGGTCTCTTTAGCAGAAATTAATTCAGATGAGGATTTAATTTCTGCGATTTGTTCTTCCGTTAGTTGTTTTCCAGTTTTGATTTTGAATTTGATGATGAAGTCAATGTAGGATAAAATCTCACGCCCATCGTTCAGGTAAATAAAGTACCATTCTTTTGTTCTTTTTTTTCGTTTTAAACCTATTACGATGGGCATCTTTTAAACTTTTACTTTACCTCTTTCTTCCTGATTTTGGCTCTGGTTGTGTTTCTTCGGCAACTTCCTCTGATTCAGTTAATTTTTGTTCGGTTGATTCGGGCAAAAGTCCAAGTTTTTCCCGCACAAGATATTCAACTTCCTTTAAAATGTTTTCATTTTCGGTGAAGAATTTTTTAACAGCATCTCTTCCTTGTCCAATTCGTTCATCTTTATATGAATACCATGAACCGCTTTTTTGAATTATCCCAAGGTTAACGGCGGTGTCAAGTAAATCGTTAATTTTTGAAATCCCTTCATTGTAAATTATGTCAAATTCTGCCTCTTTAAACGGCGGAGCAACTTTATTTTTCACAACTCTAACTCTGACCCGATTCCCGATTATCTCTTGTCCTTCTTTTATCACATCAACTTTTCTTATATCAAGGCGAACCGCTGCATAAAACTTCAATGCATATCCACCTGTTGTCGTCTCTGGATTTCCAAACATAACCCCGATTTTACTTCTGAGTTGATTTGTGAAGATGACACTTGTATTGGATTTACTGATAGCTGATGCAAGTTTTCTTAAAGCCTGGGACATAAGCCGTGCCTGTGCACCCATTGTTGCGTCTCCCATTTCGCCTTCAACTTCAGCTCTTGGGACAAGAGCAGCAACCGAATCAATCACAACAACATCAATTGCACCACTTCTTACGAGTGCTTCAACTATTTCAAGAGCCTGTTCTCCGAATTCAGGCTGAGAAAGGAGCAGGTTGCTTACATCAACGCCAAGTCGTTTGGCATAGTTTAAATCAAGTGCATGTTCAGCATCAATAAATGCAGCAAGTCCGCCTCTTTTTTGAGCTTCGGCAATTATGTGAAGACAGAGGGTTGTCTTACCGGACGCTTCGGGACCGAAAATTTCGGTTATTCTCCCTCTCGGAACTCCACCGATTCCAATTGCTGCATCAAGTGAGATTGAGCCAGTTGGGATCGCTTCAACTCTTGCAATTGGACCTTCGCCCAGACGCATTATAGCTCCCTTACCATATTCCTTCTCAATTTGTTGGATCGTTGTTTGAAGTATTTTTAACTTTTCATTTCTGTCAACCGCCATTTTAAATCACTCCTTTTATAGTTTAATTTTTCTTAAAACCGTATAAACTGAACCCGTCGGTTTAAGGTCGCTTTTCATTATAAGAACTTCCGCAACTTCACCTGTCCTTGTTTCAAAATTAATACTTTCCATCTTTTTAATCAAGCCAGATATGTTCTTTGGATTTTTAACTCTGCCAAGCGTTATGTGTGGGTGGTACTCTTTGTCTTCTTTTTCAAACCCAAGTTCATTCATTTTTTCCTCAACTATTTTTTGAAGTTCAAAGAGTTTCCCGCTTGGGTCCTCACAGCCGATCCATATAACTCTCGGATGTTTCATATCAGGGAAACATCCTAATCCTTTATAAATAACTGAAAAATTCCCAAAACCGTTTAGTCTTTCGTTCAAGGTATCATAAATTAAATCAATTGCTTCTTCGTTTACATCGCCAAGAAATTTCAAAGTTATATGAAATTTTTCTTTTTCTTCCCATTTAACTCCCTCACCTGCTGATTTCATAAGTTCCTTTTCAAGTTCAAAAATTTCATCTTTAATTTTTTCAGGGACATCAATTGCGATGAATGTTCTTATTTTCATATTTCAATTCCAAGTAATTTTCTTCTTAAAATTTCAAGCGCCATTTGCGATGCTCTTTGTTTATTTTCAAGCCGATTATCACCGAATCTAAATTCTTTTGCAAATGTTTCATTTTTATCAGAATAACCTATCCAAACGAGCCCAACTGGTTTTGTTGGTGTTGCCCCTGTTGGACCTGCTATCCCGGTGGTTGATATTCCGATATCAGCTCCAGAAATTTTTCTAACACCTTCAGCCATTGCTTCTGCAACTTCGCGGCTTACAGCGCCGTAAATTTTTATAAGTTCTTCGGGAACGCCAAGTATTTGAATTTTTGCCTCGTTGCTATATGCAACAATTCCACGCTCAAAGTATCTTGAACTTCCCGGTATGTTTGTGATCCTATCTGCGATCAACCCACCTGTGCATGATTCAGCAACGGCAAGTTTCAAGCCTTTTTGAGCTAATAGTTTGCCGACAACTTCTTCAAGTTCCTCATCGTCAACGCCATAAATATATTTCCCGATTTTGGTTTTGATTTTCTCTTCAGCCTCATTGATAATCTTTTCAGCTTCGCTTGAATTCTTTGCTTTAACTGTTATTCTGATTTTAACTCCAAGAGCTGATGGTAAAAACGCAACTTTACAGAATTTCTCAATTTCTGCAACCGTATCTTTTAATTTTTCATAAAGATGTGATTCGGGGATTCCCGCTGTTTTCAGCACCCTTTGCTTTATAACATTTTCTCCAGATTTTGGAGCAAGGTAATTTATCACGAAGTTTTCCATCATTCCCATCATCTCTTTCGGGACCCCGGGCATCACTATGACAATTTTCCCTCCCTCCTCAAATAAAAATCCCGGCGCGGTTCCCCAGTAGTTATTTATTATTTTAGCCTTCTCCGGAACAAATGCTTGTGATTTGTTCGCCTCGTTTATTTGATTTATCCCACGTTTTGCGAGAAATTCTTTAACTTGATTGAAAACGCTTTCATTGAATACAAGTCTGGTGTTGAATAATTTACAAATTGCATTTTTAGTTACATCATCATGGGTTGGTCCAAGTCCGCCGGTTAAAATTATAACCTCAAAGTTATCAAGAGCATATTTTAATTCATCAATTATTTCCTTTTCAACATCTCCAACCGAGACGATTCTTGCAACGCTTATCCCAATTTCAGAGAGTTTTTTCCCGATGTAGCTTGCGTTTGTGTTTATCACCTGCCCGATGAGAAGTTCATCCCCTATAGTTATTATTTCAGCTCGCATTTTTCAACTTATGTTTTATTTCAAAAATAGATTTAAAATGACTTGAGTTAAGATATTTGCATAAATTCCTGCGACGACATCATCCATCATGATCCCGAAACCACCTTTCATACGGTCAAATCCCCTTGCGGGCGGAGGTTTTATAACGTCCATGGCTCTGAAAACTAAAAAAGCGATAAAAACATTTAAAATTTTTTTCTCAATGAATAAAAGAGAAAGCCACATTCCGACGATTTCATCAACGACAACGATTTTAGGGTCATGCCCATCTCGCTGTTCAAATCTTGATGATGTGAAAATCCCAAGGACAAAAAAAATTAAAAGCGCAATTAAAATTTGAAAATTTGATCTTAAAAAGACCCAGTAAATTAAAACTGCAACCAAGCTCCCTGCTGTTCCCGGTGCGATTGGTATGTATCCAGAAAAAAAACCAGTCGCAACAAGTTTTGAAAAAAGCGAAATTTTATATTGATTCCGAAGCTCTTTTTCCCGCTGGGACATAAAAAGTTTTGATTATTTTCCAATTGTCGCAAAGATAAACGACACCAGTCCACAAAGTTAACACTGTTACAAAAAGCATAAGCCAATATATCAAAGTTGGATGTAAAATTGAAAGTTCAAGATTTATACCTTCAAAACTTAGATTTAGCACATAAGCAAAGAGAAGATAATAAATGAAAATCATTTGAATAAATGTTTTTGCCTTTGCACTTTTCGTGGTTATAACTGGTTTATTTTTAAGCTCTGCGTATGACCTTAAAAGTGTTATAAGTATATCCCTGATGACTATTATTACAACCATCCATGTTTCCACGAGATGAAGCGAGGCAAAGGAAATAAAAGCGGATGAGGTTAAAATTTTATCCGCAAGTGGATCAAGAAACCTTCCCCATTGCGTCGTATATCCAAATTTCCTCGCAATCCAACCATCATACCAATCGGTAAGTGCAGCGATAACATAAACTAAAAGTGAAATTTGCTTGAAGGATATATTTTCAGAGACAAGTAAAACAACGAAGATCGGGGTAAGGACGATCCGTAAAATTGTTAATTGATTTGGTAATGTCATTTTTATTGCGACTTTATTCACGACCTGATTTTAAGTTAATAACTGTTTCAATTAAATTCAAGCAACTTAAAAGTTCAATCTGGCACAGTGCCTTGTCCAGCAACCTGTTTAAAGAAGTTCCCAAACTGGGATAATTTTTTATCAATCTCATGATACTTTGATTGTGCATTGTTTATGTGTCTTCCGAGTGTATCAAATTCATTCATTATCTTATCAAATTCTAAAAGGAGCTTCCCAAGCGAATCAATTATCTGTTGAATATTCTTCTCAAATTGAATTGCTTTGAAGGAACTCATACTAATAACTTGCAGATAGACATATAAAAGGCTCGGGGACACTGGCACAACTTTTTTATCATGCATGTAATTTAAAATTTCGCTTTCATCTGTAATCAATTCATAATATATGCTTTCCGATGGAATATACATCATTGCGAAATCAAAAGTGTTCTCATCAGGCTGAATATAGTTTTTTGCTATTTCCTCAGTTCTATTTTTGACATCTTTTATGAAGTCATTCTTTATTTTCTTTTTCTCACTTTCGTCTTTTGCTTCAAGCATTTTTTTATAATTATCAAGTGGAAACTTTGAATCAATCGGAAGTATCCTATCGTTAATTTTGATTATTGCATCAACCTTTTTCTTGTTTTTGAACTCATATTGAAATTCGTAGTATTCTTTCGGCACCATATCTTTTATCATGTTTTCAAGCATTATTTCACCGAATCTCCCACGGAACTGCTGGATGCTGAAAAGGTCTTCAAGCTTTGCTATGCTTTGACC is a window from the Candidatus Kryptobacter tengchongensis genome containing:
- a CDS encoding 2'-5' RNA ligase, yielding MKIRTFIAIDVPEKIKDEIFELEKELMKSAGEGVKWEEKEKFHITLKFLGDVNEEAIDLIYDTLNERLNGFGNFSVIYKGLGCFPDMKHPRVIWIGCEDPSGKLFELQKIVEEKMNELGFEKEDKEYHPHITLGRVKNPKNISGLIKKMESINFETRTGEVAEVLIMKSDLKPTGSVYTVLRKIKL
- a CDS encoding regulatory protein; protein product: MPIVIGLKRKKRTKEWYFIYLNDGREILSYIDFIIKFKIKTGKQLTEEQIAEIKSSSELISAKETAYKFLSHKPRTQKEVEERLRQKGFDKNVISKVVQEIKNYGFINDLEYARNFVFDRIKSKTLGKVALKQALLAKGISNDIIEQVLSERENIVDEFEIALELANQKLKQIKSSKKKKRTKNEQKRKIYEFLARRGFSWDVINRVMREIFNDLEFEN
- a CDS encoding Predicted PurR-regulated permease PerM; translation: MNEKISFRRGVLVFIGIPTLVLLTVWIASIAIHISLILILSIFLSVALNPLVIYFESLGLKRTVAIMVVFASLLLMLTFTIIFLIPTFTNQLKTLAEQLQKVPLDVIIASAIQNLKEKIPILKGLDLEHKAKALVAEYSIKAAQALTSAITTIFELLLAPFVAFFILKDGERFKKKIIRAIPNKYFEMGLNVLDKIEAQITGYIRGLVLEATALGIMSAIGSAILGIKFAFVIGLIAGIASFVPYLGAFVGAVPALLISVVQFGDGRMILPLVIMFVIVHLIDDLVVQPLVYSHSVGMHPVEVVFVLLIFGELFGLFGMLIAIPIEAIIKVSIREIYWGLTHYKITSTKYESFETART
- a CDS encoding nicotinamide-nucleotide amidase translates to MRAEIITIGDELLIGQVINTNASYIGKKLSEIGISVARIVSVGDVEKEIIDELKYALDNFEVIILTGGLGPTHDDVTKNAICKLFNTRLVFNESVFNQVKEFLAKRGINQINEANKSQAFVPEKAKIINNYWGTAPGFLFEEGGKIVIVMPGVPKEMMGMMENFVINYLAPKSGENVIKQRVLKTAGIPESHLYEKLKDTVAEIEKFCKVAFLPSALGVKIRITVKAKNSSEAEKIINEAEEKIKTKIGKYIYGVDDEELEEVVGKLLAQKGLKLAVAESCTGGLIADRITNIPGSSRYFERGIVAYSNEAKIQILGVPEELIKIYGAVSREVAEAMAEGVRKISGADIGISTTGIAGPTGATPTKPVGLVWIGYSDKNETFAKEFRFGDNRLENKQRASQMALEILRRKLLGIEI
- a CDS encoding Peptidase family M28, with protein sequence MKLRIFLFSILSLSLSFSQPALNRNPNVVEIIEKISPDSIKKKIEKLVSFHTRHSLSDTVSPARGIGAARRWIKSELERYSKESGGKLKVEFDEFIAPPGPRVPKPTKMVNVVATLPGKVYKDKVYIVSAHYDSRAGDVLDSTGFAPGANDDGSGTAAVLELARVLSKYEFDFTIMFVLFAGEEQGLLGSRHLAKKLKDSGIVILGVLNNDIIGNVEGGNGIIDNTQVRIFSEGLPLIRDENTLRLIAQTGLENDSPSRQLARYVKDVAERYLDNFKVKLIFRRDRFLRGGDHISFNEQGFPAIRISEMNENYTRQHQNVRIEKGIKYGDIPEFVDYEYCANVARVNAIAIYHLANAPLPPQNPIIKVSELEYDTTLKWELSDEEDLAGYNICIRETTSPVWEKKIFVGKVNEFTLKNVSKDNFIFGIQSVDLDGNESLIVIPNPAR
- a CDS encoding DNA modification methylase; amino-acid sequence: MGKLKDFENQRAGRLIEFNGQKYKLISVPYNLSLDEINFLKQISNLFDKKDFFINAGEDRIEIYLNRINLDEFIKKTELILEGNERRKALFEKILEGIDSIKSYGLKSGQRVYVDYDKERKVKSRKEKERERGKYFYALNHNFENKNNDLPKEFENKIICGDSEKILKAFPDNCIDLIFTSPPYNFGLDYENHRDAMSWENYFEKLFKIFDECIRVLKFGGRIVVNVQPLFSDYIPIHHIISNFFMSKKLIWKGEIIWEKHNYNCKYTAWGSWKSPSNPYLKYSWEFLEIFSKGSLTHRGRTRETDLTADEFKEWVYARWDIAPEKDMKKWGHPAMFPEELARRVIKLFTFKGDVVLDPFNGVGTTTKVAKELGRKFIGIDISEEYCLKAEQRLSEVGVKRRKEPERIMLKLFD
- a CDS encoding phosphatidylglycerophosphatase A; this translates as MSQREKELRNQYKISLFSKLVATGFFSGYIPIAPGTAGSLVAVLIYWVFLRSNFQILIALLIFFVLGIFTSSRFEQRDGHDPKIVVVDEIVGMWLSLLFIEKKILNVFIAFLVFRAMDVIKPPPARGFDRMKGGFGIMMDDVVAGIYANILTQVILNLFLK
- a CDS encoding recombination protein RecA, producing the protein MAVDRNEKLKILQTTIQQIEKEYGKGAIMRLGEGPIARVEAIPTGSISLDAAIGIGGVPRGRITEIFGPEASGKTTLCLHIIAEAQKRGGLAAFIDAEHALDLNYAKRLGVDVSNLLLSQPEFGEQALEIVEALVRSGAIDVVVIDSVAALVPRAEVEGEMGDATMGAQARLMSQALRKLASAISKSNTSVIFTNQLRSKIGVMFGNPETTTGGYALKFYAAVRLDIRKVDVIKEGQEIIGNRVRVRVVKNKVAPPFKEAEFDIIYNEGISKINDLLDTAVNLGIIQKSGSWYSYKDERIGQGRDAVKKFFTENENILKEVEYLVREKLGLLPESTEQKLTESEEVAEETQPEPKSGRKR
- a CDS encoding Helix-turn-helix; amino-acid sequence: MKVLKLPELDNEFIARQLKALRLSTDKKIAEIAEATGYAPSYISLIENGKRSLNYKILRRILLYGFDETLSSFFSKILDDEGTFSENASIPRIYKSPFKLYNEDKTVTIQILIPTDASRGIELVKVTLSEGSTFDEEFTVDFKIQGTVLNGAIEIQLHEQKFKVLQNESFSISIKTSSQQNNSLWNLKISNSSKDTSEILLLFTPPVF